A segment of the Actinomycetota bacterium genome:
GCCTATATTTTGATCCAGGAAACTATCCATAGTGATCCTCAACTTTTCGCTGTTTATATTTCTTTCTAATTTTTCGCCTAAAAATCCTGCAAAATAATGGGCAATTAATTTTTAAAGCGTTAAACTTGGGGGAGACTCACTTTTGAAAGGGGTATCTTAAGTGTTGTATAATTCTAGCCAACCTAAAGGGGTTGAAATCCAATCAGAAAGGAGTCGACATGGATTTTCTCATGGGGCAATCCATGGTTTTAGTCCTTATTGTTTCTTTTTTCTGGCTCTTGCTTTTAACCTTAGGTTTAAAAAAGCTTTATAGCCAACGTCGCAGAGTTGCCAGAGCGCTAAAGGAAGAAAGTTTGATGGATACTTTCGTTCACTGTCTCGAGGAGCTCCAACTGATCCGAAAAGAACTTCAGAGATTTGAATCCGATCAGCAAAAGATGAGAGGTGTCCTCAAAGGTGCCGTTCAAAAGGTTGGGGTGGTACGATTCGATGCCTTTGAAGATGTGGGAGGCAAACTGAGTTTCGCCGTAGCTCTTTTGAACGAGCATGGTGATGGGATTGTATTAAGCTCTCTCAATGGGCGTCAAGAAAGCCGAAGCTACGTTAAGCCTGTGGAGGGAGGGGAATCCAGTTATACCCTCTCCAAAGAGGAGCGTGAGGCTATAGCCAAGGCTCTTGAGTAAAGCCCTAGAGATAGCAAAAAATGTAAAAATTATCTACAATTAAAGCTAGTTTCTTTGAAAAATTTCAACGAAGTTTTGAGGTGTTTTTATGTCCGTCAAGATGGGCTATTTAGGACCACAAGGGACCTTCACCGAGGAAGCTCTACTCTCGGCAATCCAGGTGGATGAAAAAGATCTCGTACCCTATCCCACCGAGCAAGAGGTCATCTTCGCCGTGGACCGGGGAGAGGTGGATAAGGGCATCGTCCCCATAGAAAATTCGATTGAAGGTTCGGTCAATGTAACTTTGGACACTTTAACCTTCGGGGCTAATTTGGTCATTGAAAGAGAGATCATCGTTCCCGTGAGACACAATCTCATCGCTCGACCGAGGGTCAAGCTCAAAGATATATCATTGGTGATATCTCACCCTCAAGCCACCGCTCAATGCCGCAACTATTTGGTAAAGAATCTTCCAAATGTTCCAGTGATTGCGGCGAATAGTACCGCGGAGGCGGTAAAGAAGGTCGCCGAGCAAGAAGGTTCCATGGCTGCCATCGGCACGCATTTGGCCGCAAGGATCTATAATCTGAATATTCTCGAGTCGGATATCCAGGACTTCAAGGACAATAAGACCAGATTTGTATTGGTGGGGAAGGACCCCGCCCCCCGCACGGGGAACGATAAAACATCCGTAGTTTGCTTCATCTATGAGGATAGACCGGGAAGTCTCCTTCAAATACTGCAGGAGTTCGCCTATAGATACATCAATCTCACCAAGATTCAGTCACGACCAACCAAGAAAGCGCTGGGTGATTATTGTTTCTGGATAGATATGGAGGGGCACTTGGAGGATGAGGTCATCGCCTCGGCTTTGAAATGTCTAAAATGTAAGATACGGGATGTGAAGATACTAGGCTCGTATCCTCGGGCGGATAAAGTACTGGAGTAATTGAGTAGTAAATTGGCGGTGAGAGGTTTTTTAACCGAGGCAGGATGCTCGATATAAAATTCGTCAGGGAAAACTTAAATGTAGTTCGTGAATCCCTCGAGAAGCGACGTATGGAAGCCGATCTGGATCGATTTGCGGAGTTGGATGAGAAGAGGAGGAAATTACTTTTCGACGTAGAGCAGCTAAAACACATCAGGAATACGGTTTCCGAGGAGATTGCCGAGCTCAAAAGGGTGGGAAAGGATGTACAGGAAAAGACCCTCTCCATGAGGGTGCTTTCTCAAAAAATCAAGTCCCTCGATGCCCAAGTAAGGGAGTTGGATGCGGCATTGAAAGGGATGATGCTCGACATCCCGAATATCCCTCACCCCAGTGTTCCCGTGGGAGTCGATGAGCGCGACAACGAGGTCGTTCGGTACTGGGGTGAACCTCCGAAATTCGATTTTGAACCCAAAGCCCATTGGGATATAGGAACTAAATTGGGGATACTCGATTTTGAGCGGGCGGGTAAAATCGCCGGAACCCGATTCGCCCTTTATTGGGGTCTGGGGGCTCAACTCGAGAGGGCTCTCATAAATTTCATGCTCGATTTGCACACTAGGGAGCATGGTTACCTCGAGGTTTTCCCGCCCATCCTCGTAAATGAGGGCTCGATGATCGGCACGGGGCAGCTCCCAAAATTTTCCATAGAGCTCTACAAGTGCCAGGATGATGATTTGTATCTCATTCCCACAGCAGAGGTTTGCGTGACAAATATCCATCGTGATGAGATCTTGGATGGTCAACTCTTCCCCCTTAAATATGTTGCCTATACTCCCTGTTTCCGTCGCGAGGCGGGGGCTGCTGGTCGGGAAACCAGGGGACTTATCCGCCAACATCAATTTAACAAGGTAGAACTGGTCAAGTTCGCTAAACCGGAGGAATCCTACGACGAACTGGAGAGCTTGACCAAAGACGCTGAAGAAGTCTTAAGAAGACTCGGTCTTCATTATCGAGTGGTCGTTCTGTGCACGGGCGATCTAGGTTTTTCGGCCTCAAAGACATATGACCTGGAGGTCTGGATGCCGGGACATGGTACCTATAAGGAGATTTCATCATGCAGTAATTTTGAGGATTTCCAGGCCAGGAGGGCAAATATACGATACCGACCTGAACCAAAAGCGAAGCCAAGGTATGTCCATACGCTCAATGGCTCTGGGTTAGCGATCGGACGGACGGTAGCTGCTCTTTTGGAAAACTATCAACAGAAGGATGGAAGTGTGTTCATCCCCGAGGTTCTTCACCCATATATGGGTGGGATAGACCGAATCAAGGGCCGTTAAGTTTTCGCCGATTAATCAATTTGAGCAGGTCTGCCTGCCGGAAGGCAGATCTTCAAATTGCCTTAGCTTTTTCCCTATGCTAAACTTTTAAAGGAGAAAGAATTAAGAATATATCCAATTCCTTAAAAGATTTTGGGAGGATATTGAGAAGTTTAGAAGGGAAATTGGCTTCAGTAACCCAAAGATGCTCAAGCTCAGCGGGAGTAGCAGGTATGTGGAGTATTTGAAAGTGTTTAAATTTGGAGGGTTACGCTAACTGGGAAGCGGGCGGTCTTGAAAACCGTTGTAGCTCTGAAAAGGGCGATGGGGGTTCGAATCCCCCACCCTCCGCCGCAAAAATCAGTGAGGAGGGATGAGTCAAAAGCCAAGAAGACTGAATTAAAAAGTCGGCGGTGAGGAGTTGGTAGTAAATAAATCTTTTATAAGTCTTTTCACTCCGGACCACCACTAACAAACTCCTAACTTATTGGAGGAGTCGCATAGTGGCTTAGTGCAGCCGCCTGCTAAGCGGCTAACCCTGATAGAACGGGGTTCGAGGGTTCGAATCCCTCCTCCTCCGCTACACAAGTCGGTAGTGAGGAGTTGGGAGTCAGAAGTAAGTAAATTTTATAAATCTTTTCGCTCCCAACTGCCGACTAACAAACTCTCGACTTAACTGGCG
Coding sequences within it:
- a CDS encoding DUF4446 family protein is translated as MVLVLIVSFFWLLLLTLGLKKLYSQRRRVARALKEESLMDTFVHCLEELQLIRKELQRFESDQQKMRGVLKGAVQKVGVVRFDAFEDVGGKLSFAVALLNEHGDGIVLSSLNGRQESRSYVKPVEGGESSYTLSKEEREAIAKALE
- the pheA gene encoding prephenate dehydratase, producing MSVKMGYLGPQGTFTEEALLSAIQVDEKDLVPYPTEQEVIFAVDRGEVDKGIVPIENSIEGSVNVTLDTLTFGANLVIEREIIVPVRHNLIARPRVKLKDISLVISHPQATAQCRNYLVKNLPNVPVIAANSTAEAVKKVAEQEGSMAAIGTHLAARIYNLNILESDIQDFKDNKTRFVLVGKDPAPRTGNDKTSVVCFIYEDRPGSLLQILQEFAYRYINLTKIQSRPTKKALGDYCFWIDMEGHLEDEVIASALKCLKCKIRDVKILGSYPRADKVLE
- the serS gene encoding serine--tRNA ligase yields the protein MLDIKFVRENLNVVRESLEKRRMEADLDRFAELDEKRRKLLFDVEQLKHIRNTVSEEIAELKRVGKDVQEKTLSMRVLSQKIKSLDAQVRELDAALKGMMLDIPNIPHPSVPVGVDERDNEVVRYWGEPPKFDFEPKAHWDIGTKLGILDFERAGKIAGTRFALYWGLGAQLERALINFMLDLHTREHGYLEVFPPILVNEGSMIGTGQLPKFSIELYKCQDDDLYLIPTAEVCVTNIHRDEILDGQLFPLKYVAYTPCFRREAGAAGRETRGLIRQHQFNKVELVKFAKPEESYDELESLTKDAEEVLRRLGLHYRVVVLCTGDLGFSASKTYDLEVWMPGHGTYKEISSCSNFEDFQARRANIRYRPEPKAKPRYVHTLNGSGLAIGRTVAALLENYQQKDGSVFIPEVLHPYMGGIDRIKGR